A part of Candidatus Electrothrix aestuarii genomic DNA contains:
- the trpB gene encoding tryptophan synthase subunit beta: protein MKNGYFGQWGGAFIPEVLHQTFAELHEAYAAARADEKFWQEYVDLMSNYSCRPTPLTFAENLSDHLGGARIYIKREDLNHTGAHKANNVMGQGLLVKRMGKKRVIAETGAGQHGVATATMAARFGFDCTIYMGEVDVARQRPNVFWMEKLGATVVPVKDGSRTLKDAINEAFRDWVTNMDSTHYVFGTACGPAPFPEMVSWFQSIVGIEANKQIKEQHGKLPDRVYACVGGGSNAMGIFKGFLEHEGVELIGVEAGGKGVDTQKHAARMVGDLASPGVAQGYKTMFLQNDDGQMLETHSIAAGLDYVGVSPILADLGEKGRVRFEAATDDEVLEALKLTMRTEGIIPALESSHAFVQAIKEAPTMPRDQAIIINMSGRGDKDIFTIAHAFDDPSWKEFIIARAEEYK, encoded by the coding sequence ATGAAAAACGGATATTTCGGCCAGTGGGGTGGTGCGTTCATCCCGGAAGTGCTTCACCAGACCTTTGCAGAATTACATGAAGCCTATGCGGCGGCACGAGCCGATGAGAAATTCTGGCAGGAATATGTTGATCTGATGAGCAATTACTCCTGCCGTCCCACGCCCTTGACCTTTGCTGAAAACCTCTCTGATCATTTGGGGGGAGCGCGGATCTATATCAAGCGGGAAGACCTGAACCACACCGGTGCTCATAAGGCCAATAACGTAATGGGACAGGGCCTGCTGGTCAAGCGCATGGGCAAAAAACGGGTTATTGCCGAGACCGGGGCAGGGCAGCACGGTGTTGCTACCGCGACGATGGCGGCTCGCTTCGGGTTTGACTGCACGATTTATATGGGTGAAGTGGACGTGGCCCGGCAGCGACCCAATGTTTTCTGGATGGAAAAGCTGGGAGCTACAGTTGTGCCGGTGAAGGATGGCTCCAGAACCCTGAAGGATGCTATTAACGAGGCCTTCCGTGACTGGGTCACCAATATGGACAGCACCCATTATGTCTTTGGCACGGCCTGCGGCCCAGCCCCTTTTCCAGAAATGGTTTCCTGGTTTCAGTCCATTGTCGGCATTGAGGCCAATAAGCAGATCAAGGAGCAACATGGCAAATTACCTGATCGGGTTTATGCCTGTGTGGGCGGTGGCTCCAATGCAATGGGCATTTTTAAAGGCTTTTTGGAGCATGAGGGCGTTGAGCTGATCGGAGTGGAAGCCGGTGGCAAGGGCGTTGATACCCAAAAACATGCTGCCAGAATGGTGGGCGACCTGGCAAGTCCAGGGGTGGCTCAGGGATATAAGACCATGTTTCTCCAGAATGATGATGGCCAGATGCTGGAAACCCATTCCATTGCTGCAGGCTTGGATTATGTGGGCGTTTCACCGATTCTTGCTGATCTGGGAGAAAAGGGTAGGGTCCGTTTTGAGGCGGCAACCGATGATGAGGTCCTGGAGGCCCTGAAATTGACCATGAGGACCGAGGGGATCATTCCTGCCTTGGAATCCTCCCATGCCTTTGTTCAGGCTATTAAAGAGGCCCCGACCATGCCTCGGGATCAGGCGATTATTATCAATATGTCCGGTCGTGGGGATAAGGATATCTTCACCATTGCCCACGCCTTTGATGATCCTTCCTGGAAGGAGTTTATTATTGCTCGGGCTGAGGAGTACAAGTAA
- a CDS encoding P-loop NTPase fold protein has protein sequence MSRYSNDEWTLVDTLGYEPFIQQLLKLIEKAQPPFSIGIYGGWGTGKTSIMRQLFFRTGGRVSSVLLPLSESPVEERLDSETQRMIKEFSENETKMRAVWFNPWQHQFDNDPIIGLLHEIRDNFDLFTQVGEEAKKLADVSVRGGLDILSGIINKLTKVKVDPGALEKYGEKYEAKEFAVKSSSQRFRLLFEKAIDKLLGEEHKALVVYIDDLDRCTDTNTIKLIEGIKLYLSTSNCIFVFGMDQVNVLRALENHQIHKDYLDKLFQSIIRIPLSKNYPALIQEIVGDYFPDADTAGLTKLLTDILEKNPRKVKNFLNSFRSYWELINLSGAAGDDQSRLEIEIAALFHYLRIYCEPVFTVLERHPDYVEALSNVCQNNPPDRNVERLFYEYLRNPIAVEVEPVGDAEDEELVSAGRLDKEELEYMKDISPRYESLENFKRHFTDSLQFPMNDHDSATLNRYLGVIDYA, from the coding sequence TTGAGTCGCTACAGCAATGATGAATGGACCTTGGTGGACACCTTAGGATATGAGCCTTTTATTCAACAGCTTCTCAAATTGATTGAAAAAGCCCAACCTCCTTTTTCAATCGGCATATATGGTGGTTGGGGAACAGGAAAGACCAGTATTATGCGTCAGTTGTTTTTCCGAACCGGCGGGAGGGTTTCTTCTGTCCTTTTGCCCTTATCAGAAAGTCCTGTTGAGGAACGTCTTGACTCGGAAACTCAGAGAATGATTAAAGAGTTCAGCGAGAATGAAACCAAAATGCGGGCGGTCTGGTTCAATCCCTGGCAGCACCAGTTTGATAACGACCCTATCATTGGCTTGCTTCATGAAATCCGGGATAATTTCGATCTCTTTACGCAAGTAGGCGAGGAAGCAAAAAAACTTGCTGATGTGAGTGTGCGGGGAGGGCTTGATATCCTGAGCGGTATCATCAATAAACTGACTAAGGTGAAAGTTGACCCGGGAGCACTTGAGAAGTACGGAGAAAAATACGAGGCAAAGGAATTTGCAGTCAAAAGTTCATCTCAACGTTTTCGCCTCCTTTTTGAGAAGGCCATCGATAAACTCCTGGGAGAGGAGCATAAGGCTCTGGTTGTCTATATTGATGACCTGGACCGTTGTACCGATACCAACACCATCAAGCTGATTGAAGGGATCAAACTCTATCTCTCCACCTCCAACTGTATCTTCGTCTTTGGCATGGATCAGGTCAATGTCCTGCGGGCCTTGGAGAATCATCAGATCCACAAGGATTATCTGGACAAACTCTTTCAGAGTATCATCCGTATCCCTTTGAGCAAGAACTATCCCGCATTGATCCAGGAGATTGTCGGCGACTATTTCCCGGATGCGGACACTGCCGGACTGACAAAGCTGCTTACCGATATTCTGGAGAAGAATCCTCGTAAAGTAAAGAATTTCCTCAATTCCTTCAGATCCTATTGGGAACTCATCAATCTGTCAGGGGCTGCCGGAGATGATCAAAGCAGGTTGGAGATTGAAATTGCAGCCCTGTTTCACTATTTGCGCATATACTGTGAACCTGTCTTTACTGTTTTGGAACGACACCCGGATTATGTAGAAGCGTTGAGTAATGTTTGTCAGAATAATCCACCGGATCGTAATGTTGAACGCCTGTTTTACGAATACCTGCGCAACCCGATTGCCGTTGAGGTGGAACCAGTGGGTGATGCAGAGGATGAAGAGCTGGTTTCCGCAGGCCGTTTGGACAAAGAAGAACTTGAGTATATGAAAGACATCTCGCCTCGTTATGAATCTCTGGAAAATTTCAAAAGGCATTTTACCGATTCTCTCCAGTTTCCAATGAACGACCACGATTCGGCAACTTTAAACAGGTACCTGGGAGTGATTGACTATGCATAA
- a CDS encoding NACHT domain-containing protein, whose translation MHNVSPSFQETLAQREFRQVYQEKLHEVYSFHEALGLMDLGEDKKISLRDIFVPLRFSREELSESRDWEDEEGTFSLLQILRQHQHIVLSGRPGSGKTTVSRMIINLLTSKALTSFTKQCGRRIPLYFKLRDYQLSSISSPEALLDQFVASQSRILEYEISREHLEFYLQQGWCFIILDGVDEVGGWKTRLRIRRFVINHFMAFHKDNYLLVTSRPAGLERVPFTAYLDKKEERAQKHLPALYYVDSFNKQQTGEFCQKWFALREENPKTVQKKADEFRDSIEKIKSLAVLKRRPVFLTMMAHIHTTKGKLPHSRAKAYEYMVDAYIEHIDITRRLHKEMYPDEHYDEWTFEDKIKLLEGIAYKLQCAEAKGKDKDKHKQDDDAVIVVSRQELLDIIKDIIQERKEGWQTIKPEHAESLLSFYLTRTGLLHEPEEERIQFSHLSFQEYLTARYIYRRVIENFFQAAAILKEEILGRLTKALFPKWSETLLLFFSLNKAATTDILKNFQNEVKELKEESEENEYFHILVMKMLDSEEYGIKDSDLGYWTRVCVEYIARADRLNERSEDVEKRSRRNKGFELVRQYFLSEDREGKVEATRDALHELFDQYFHSIQKGEYDVQEGRCLENVLYFISSPPILYNSFQEKIEEAVPVLLDRERYGLQFLAAIELFVNQVDGIADYVAAVYTIDEAIVCKDLLGKSIIHRLKKEKDEKHWLDVLLRWGMIIENLSIYSILNSLNSTETLFEYDFEHDLYVKSSVQLQALSHSANIFWRNNWYGQLWHEHIFGFKCISGKNLVRSRAYFLFKVISERTEQYRGSRSLSVYHYRNPNEATFKRIEDSVQKIVSSLDGEKDSIWWKTLAILSSANAFLYSDIEHDQDGNRYDYLWTTYEGLQHIYTLLQNPEALYEHLKEISTSIIDKPTFLEQYKEYDQKPYSMRNMAKTVLDRGKENYPDSDNDKMLKKCQEVVGRVARQVEAEKNAEAG comes from the coding sequence ATGCATAACGTCTCCCCCTCCTTTCAGGAAACGCTTGCTCAACGCGAATTCCGGCAGGTCTATCAGGAAAAATTGCATGAGGTCTACAGTTTTCATGAAGCCCTCGGGCTTATGGATCTGGGAGAAGATAAAAAGATATCACTTCGGGATATCTTTGTTCCTCTCAGGTTCAGCAGAGAAGAGTTGAGCGAAAGCAGAGACTGGGAGGATGAAGAGGGAACCTTTTCACTTCTTCAAATTCTCAGGCAACATCAACATATTGTCCTTTCTGGAAGACCGGGTAGCGGAAAGACTACGGTTTCCCGGATGATCATTAATCTGTTGACCAGCAAGGCCCTAACAAGCTTTACCAAGCAATGCGGTCGAAGGATTCCTCTGTATTTTAAATTGCGTGATTACCAGTTGAGCAGCATTTCTTCTCCCGAGGCTCTTCTGGATCAGTTTGTTGCATCACAGAGCCGGATTCTAGAGTATGAGATCTCCAGAGAACACTTAGAGTTTTATCTGCAACAAGGCTGGTGTTTCATTATCCTGGACGGTGTAGATGAGGTCGGAGGATGGAAAACGCGCTTGCGAATCAGGAGATTTGTCATAAACCACTTTATGGCCTTTCACAAGGACAATTACCTGCTGGTAACCAGTCGGCCTGCGGGTTTGGAACGGGTTCCGTTTACTGCCTACCTTGATAAAAAAGAAGAGAGAGCGCAAAAACACCTCCCTGCCCTGTATTACGTAGATTCTTTTAATAAGCAGCAGACCGGTGAGTTCTGCCAAAAATGGTTTGCTCTGCGGGAAGAGAATCCGAAAACCGTGCAGAAAAAGGCGGATGAGTTTCGTGATTCCATAGAAAAGATCAAAAGCCTGGCCGTGCTCAAGAGGCGACCGGTCTTCCTGACCATGATGGCCCATATCCACACCACCAAAGGGAAACTGCCCCATTCCAGAGCCAAGGCCTATGAATATATGGTGGATGCCTATATTGAGCATATTGATATTACCCGTCGTCTTCATAAGGAGATGTACCCGGACGAGCATTATGATGAGTGGACCTTTGAGGATAAGATCAAATTGCTGGAAGGTATCGCCTATAAGCTGCAATGCGCTGAGGCCAAAGGAAAAGACAAGGACAAACATAAACAGGATGATGATGCTGTTATTGTTGTGAGTCGCCAGGAGTTGCTCGATATTATTAAAGATATCATTCAGGAGAGAAAAGAGGGCTGGCAAACGATTAAGCCGGAACATGCGGAATCTCTGCTCAGTTTTTATTTGACCAGAACCGGCTTGCTTCATGAGCCAGAGGAGGAACGGATTCAGTTCTCTCACCTCAGCTTTCAGGAATACCTGACAGCCCGTTATATTTACCGGCGGGTGATTGAAAATTTTTTCCAGGCAGCGGCGATACTGAAAGAAGAGATACTGGGGCGATTGACTAAGGCGTTATTTCCTAAGTGGAGCGAGACCCTGCTGTTATTTTTCAGTTTGAATAAGGCGGCAACCACGGATATTCTCAAGAATTTTCAGAATGAGGTGAAGGAGCTAAAAGAAGAGAGCGAGGAGAATGAGTATTTCCATATTCTGGTGATGAAAATGCTTGATTCTGAGGAGTACGGGATTAAGGATTCTGATCTGGGGTACTGGACAAGGGTATGTGTGGAGTATATCGCCAGAGCTGATCGGTTGAATGAGCGATCTGAAGACGTCGAGAAGAGGTCACGAAGAAATAAAGGATTCGAGCTGGTTCGACAGTATTTTCTTTCTGAGGATCGTGAAGGAAAAGTGGAGGCAACGCGGGATGCGCTACACGAATTATTTGATCAATATTTTCATTCCATCCAGAAGGGAGAATACGATGTGCAGGAAGGTCGGTGTTTGGAGAACGTCCTTTATTTTATCTCCAGTCCTCCGATACTCTATAATTCTTTTCAGGAAAAAATTGAGGAGGCTGTGCCGGTGCTGCTGGACAGGGAGCGTTACGGCTTGCAGTTCTTGGCAGCTATCGAGCTGTTTGTTAATCAAGTCGATGGGATAGCTGATTATGTTGCTGCTGTGTATACCATTGATGAAGCAATAGTTTGCAAAGATTTACTTGGTAAATCAATTATTCATCGACTGAAAAAAGAAAAAGATGAAAAGCACTGGCTTGATGTTTTACTCAGATGGGGAATGATTATAGAAAATTTATCAATTTATTCAATTCTTAACTCTCTCAACAGTACAGAGACCCTATTTGAATATGATTTTGAACATGATTTATACGTTAAATCATCAGTACAGTTACAGGCTCTTTCACATTCAGCAAACATATTTTGGAGGAATAATTGGTACGGGCAATTATGGCATGAACATATCTTTGGCTTCAAGTGTATCAGCGGGAAAAATCTGGTACGTAGCAGAGCATATTTTCTCTTCAAGGTTATAAGTGAAAGGACTGAGCAGTATCGTGGAAGTAGGAGTTTATCTGTTTATCATTACAGAAATCCAAATGAAGCAACATTCAAAAGAATAGAGGATTCAGTACAAAAAATAGTATCAAGTCTTGATGGAGAGAAAGATAGTATTTGGTGGAAAACTCTAGCAATCCTCTCTTCAGCCAACGCCTTTCTCTATTCCGACATAGAGCACGACCAAGACGGCAACAGGTATGACTACCTCTGGACCACCTACGAAGGACTCCAACACATCTATACCCTTCTGCAAAACCCGGAAGCCCTGTACGAGCACCTGAAAGAAATATCCACCTCAATTATTGATAAACCAACATTCCTTGAGCAGTATAAAGAATACGACCAGAAACCCTATTCCATGCGCAATATGGCGAAAACCGTATTGGACCGGGGCAAGGAAAACTACCCGGACAGCGATAACGATAAAATGCTCAAAAAATGTCAGGAAGTTGTGGGGCGGGTGGCTCGGCAAGTGGAAGCGGAGAAGAATGCAGAGGCGGGGTGA